A genomic window from Nicotiana sylvestris chromosome 11, ASM39365v2, whole genome shotgun sequence includes:
- the LOC138881047 gene encoding uncharacterized protein, with amino-acid sequence MRSVTLEVPANNSLLRKSGEADDWLRPLIGDIEKKKMDSHSCLTLMNDIVHSTLKANLIGTELMGRISLLEKKARESEKSIHEAEEIARGGQLEAANWKEQFENAQGTIEELLESRNLLEQQKRGLTSELAVAKASSSQFEKDKERLECSFSEQLSNCSEEIRELKVLLAKKEEYAGELVQSLTQAQADLKISSDKNDLAMWEREYELLEENFNIEVSWAFLNSHRDALIEASQENFDLNSELAKVSETIERTQQPLDFPSPSIEAPVAEEPLNEEVVAMAVEVENVAIPASEGETSMTQSVEVEASMTLASLVDPNISSSAETVPVAASSEVATVPVAESEINIATSDVRERNEINV; translated from the exons ATGAGGAGCGTTACGCTTGAAGTTCCTGCTAACAACAGCCTTTTAAGGAAGTCTGGTGAAGCAGATGActggcttaggcctttgattggagatattgagaagaagaagatggacagccatagctgcttaactttgatgaatgacattgttcattctactttgaag gctaacctcattggtacagaattgatgggaagaatttcccttctggaaaagaaagcccgtgagtctgaaaagtctatccacgaggctgaggaaatagccaGGGGAGGACAGCTAGAAGCAGCCAATTGgaaagagcagtttgagaatgctcagggaacTATAGAAGAATTGCTAGAGAGTAGAAATCTCCTGGAGCAACAAAAGCGAGGTCTGACTTCTGAGCTAGCAGTTGctaaggcttcttcaagccaatttgaaaaagataAGGAGCGCCTTGAGTGTTCATTTTCAGAACAACTATCAAATTgtagtgaagagatcagagaacTTAAGGTACTCTTGGCcaagaaagaagagtatgcaggggagttagtgcaaagcttgactcaagctcaagctgaTTTAAAAATCTCTTCTGATAAG aatgatcttgctatgtgggaaagggagtatgaacttcttgaGGAAAACTttaacatagaggtgagttgggctttcctaaACTCTCATCGTGATGCTTTAATAGAGGccagtcaagaaaactttgatttaAACTCAGAGTTGGCCAAAGTTTCAGAGACCATTGAGAGAACCCAACAACCACTTGACTTTCCCTCTCCGTCAATTGAAGCTCCCGTGGCCGAAGAACCTTTAAATGAAGAAGTCGTTGCTATGGCAGTTGAAGttgaaaatgttgcaattccagcttcagagggtgaaacttctatgactcagtctgtggaagttgaagcttccaTGACTCTTGCTTCCCTCGTTGATCCTAACATTTCAAGCTCAGCCGAAACCGttcctgttgctgcttcttcagaagttgccaccgtgcctgtggctgaaagtgaaattaatattgcaacttctgat gttcgagaacggaatgaaataaatgtatga